From a single Candidatus Zixiibacteriota bacterium genomic region:
- a CDS encoding tetratricopeptide repeat protein — protein sequence MKYFAAKPILKILSLGFAIALISSGAVLAQEADDEKTIQAKESFNTAIESMKSGDTAQAIGLYNAAITANPEFTDAYLNLGSIYFAQKKYGDAGTNFKKVTELAPNDPVGFSNYGKVLAAQKNNDDAVTAFEGALAADAAYAEANKELGKLYYSAKEYDKAITSLENFIKLDTKDYYTYYLLAAAYKKAKNYNKAVENYKAAINLRSNHFESIRNLANLYRERERFSEAITYYKRAIKLKPKDYKTAYNLAVAVQSNDPEDYATAITSWNEFLKVGRKNPKARKQVANAEQLIKQLKEAKEAQEMNE from the coding sequence ATGAAATACTTCGCGGCAAAACCAATACTCAAGATTTTATCTTTGGGGTTTGCAATCGCCCTGATATCATCCGGGGCCGTTTTAGCTCAAGAAGCTGATGATGAAAAAACTATTCAAGCCAAAGAAAGTTTTAATACGGCGATAGAATCAATGAAAAGCGGCGATACCGCTCAGGCTATTGGATTATATAACGCGGCGATAACCGCCAACCCTGAATTTACGGACGCTTATCTGAATCTGGGATCGATTTATTTCGCGCAAAAAAAATACGGTGACGCGGGCACAAACTTCAAAAAAGTTACCGAATTGGCGCCCAATGATCCCGTTGGCTTTTCAAATTATGGAAAAGTCCTCGCCGCTCAAAAGAATAACGACGATGCAGTCACTGCCTTTGAAGGAGCCCTTGCGGCGGATGCAGCATATGCTGAAGCGAATAAAGAACTGGGCAAACTTTATTATTCGGCCAAGGAGTACGATAAAGCTATTACTTCCCTGGAAAATTTCATAAAACTCGATACAAAAGACTACTATACTTACTATCTGCTGGCCGCTGCCTATAAAAAAGCAAAAAATTACAATAAGGCCGTCGAGAATTACAAAGCCGCCATAAATTTGCGCTCCAATCATTTTGAGTCAATAAGAAATCTGGCGAATTTGTACCGCGAAAGAGAACGCTTTTCTGAAGCCATAACCTATTATAAGCGAGCCATAAAGCTTAAACCCAAAGATTATAAAACCGCTTATAATCTAGCCGTGGCGGTTCAATCCAATGATCCGGAAGATTATGCGACCGCTATTACCTCCTGGAATGAATTTTTGAAAGTCGGCCGCAAAAATCCTAAAGCGAGAAAACAGGTCGCCAACGCCGAACAATTAATCAAACAGTTGAAAGAAGCCAAAGAGGCTCAGGAAATGAACGAATAG
- the purD gene encoding phosphoribosylamine--glycine ligase translates to MKILVIGSGGREHALVWKLKFSPLVRKIYAAPGNAGIGLMAECVKIKADDISTIANFVQENKIDLTVVGPELPLTLGIVDHFESKGLRIFGPSKKAAEIEGSKAFAKEFMRKYHIPTASFRIFDDKAEALTFVKTAAYPVFIKASGLAAGKGAIKANNASEAEEIVEKMMGQKIFGEAGAKVIIEDCLTGPEVTVMAFTDGKTILPMISSQDHKQVNDGDQGPNTGGMGAYCPTKIVDGQMMKTIKEQILEPVVYGLEKEGRRYKGILYAGLMITSYGPKVIEFNCRFGDPETQAVLPLLLTDLADIFIAIVDENLGIIEPVWKEGAAVCVVLASEGYPGKAEVNRKITGIRTYRENHAYLFHAATQKEGKNWFTTGGRVIGVTAVDKTIDSAVKAAYNTIDNIHFEGMHYRSDIAYQARK, encoded by the coding sequence ATGAAAATTTTGGTCATCGGATCGGGAGGGCGTGAGCACGCTCTTGTATGGAAATTAAAATTCTCGCCGCTGGTGCGGAAAATATATGCCGCCCCAGGCAATGCCGGAATTGGCCTTATGGCCGAATGTGTCAAAATCAAGGCCGATGACATTTCCACGATTGCTAATTTTGTTCAGGAAAATAAAATTGACCTGACCGTAGTCGGCCCGGAATTGCCGCTCACTCTTGGAATTGTCGATCATTTTGAAAGTAAAGGTCTCCGCATATTCGGACCTTCAAAAAAGGCTGCCGAGATTGAAGGATCCAAGGCATTTGCCAAAGAATTTATGCGTAAATACCATATCCCCACGGCCAGCTTTAGGATTTTTGATGATAAAGCGGAAGCGCTGACTTTTGTTAAAACCGCTGCGTATCCGGTATTTATTAAGGCATCAGGTTTGGCCGCCGGGAAAGGAGCTATTAAAGCCAATAACGCTTCGGAAGCAGAAGAAATTGTTGAGAAAATGATGGGACAGAAAATCTTTGGCGAGGCCGGGGCCAAAGTCATTATCGAAGACTGTCTTACCGGTCCGGAAGTTACCGTTATGGCTTTTACCGACGGTAAAACAATTTTGCCTATGATCTCTTCTCAGGATCATAAGCAAGTTAACGACGGTGATCAGGGCCCGAATACCGGCGGAATGGGCGCCTACTGTCCGACTAAAATAGTTGACGGTCAAATGATGAAAACCATCAAAGAGCAAATACTTGAACCGGTTGTGTACGGGCTTGAAAAAGAAGGTCGCCGATACAAAGGCATCTTATACGCCGGTTTGATGATTACATCTTACGGCCCCAAAGTCATCGAGTTCAACTGTCGTTTTGGTGATCCTGAGACACAGGCTGTTTTGCCGCTCTTGCTTACAGACCTGGCCGATATATTTATTGCCATTGTTGATGAAAATCTTGGTATCATTGAACCGGTTTGGAAAGAAGGTGCCGCCGTTTGTGTTGTTCTGGCATCTGAAGGGTATCCCGGAAAAGCCGAAGTGAACCGCAAAATCACCGGTATCAGAACCTACCGTGAAAATCACGCTTATCTTTTCCATGCGGCGACTCAAAAAGAAGGCAAGAACTGGTTCACAACCGGAGGACGGGTGATTGGAGTAACGGCTGTCGACAAGACAATAGATTCGGCCGTAAAGGCCGCATACAACACTATTGATAATATTCATTTTGAAGGCATGCATTATCGTAGTGATATTGCGTACCAGGCAAGGAAATAA
- the hrcA gene encoding heat-inducible transcriptional repressor HrcA, with translation MAFENLSAREKEVLACLVSHYVESADPVGSRVIANKFKLGISPATIRNTMQDLEELGLVIQPHTSAGRVPTDTGYRLYVDMLLGREMLTESEKKAIDDRLSPGFGGIDSILEQTSRVLANLSNQIGVTVSPKLDNSILSRIELIHMAEGKVLVVLAFRSGLARTILLEIEASIGNDELSMMSQVLNEKLSGLTLGEIRNTIQERLSGSDGNPRLLRIFLDEDSEIWDSVSINQLHVGGTENLLSKPEFANREKLQDLIRLLETPAELIQDLNAESDSDGGIIITIGAENKAKEIQSCSVVSASYKAGSTSGTIGVIGPTRMPYGKLVSLVKYAAGQLSKAFKSD, from the coding sequence ATGGCGTTTGAGAATCTTTCCGCTCGTGAAAAAGAGGTACTGGCATGCTTGGTTTCTCATTACGTGGAATCGGCTGATCCGGTAGGCTCGCGCGTCATTGCCAATAAATTCAAACTGGGCATATCACCGGCGACGATCCGTAATACAATGCAGGACCTCGAGGAATTGGGATTGGTTATTCAGCCTCATACCTCTGCGGGGCGGGTTCCGACCGATACCGGTTATCGCCTGTACGTAGACATGTTACTTGGCCGGGAAATGCTAACCGAATCCGAGAAAAAGGCGATTGATGATCGCTTAAGCCCCGGATTTGGTGGAATTGATTCAATCCTTGAGCAAACGTCAAGAGTACTGGCAAACCTGTCCAATCAGATAGGTGTGACCGTTTCACCTAAGCTGGATAATTCAATCTTATCCCGAATTGAATTGATCCATATGGCCGAGGGGAAGGTTTTGGTGGTGTTGGCTTTTCGTTCGGGGTTGGCCAGAACGATTCTTCTTGAGATTGAAGCATCCATAGGAAATGACGAATTATCGATGATGTCGCAAGTATTAAATGAGAAATTATCGGGATTGACGCTTGGTGAAATAAGAAACACAATCCAGGAAAGATTGTCAGGATCTGATGGTAATCCACGTTTGTTAAGAATTTTTCTTGATGAGGACTCAGAAATTTGGGATAGTGTATCGATCAATCAATTGCATGTTGGCGGTACTGAGAATCTTTTGAGTAAACCGGAATTCGCCAACCGTGAAAAATTACAGGATTTGATTAGATTGCTGGAAACTCCGGCAGAGCTAATTCAGGATTTAAATGCTGAATCTGATTCGGACGGCGGTATAATTATCACAATCGGCGCGGAAAACAAGGCTAAGGAGATTCAATCCTGTTCGGTTGTATCGGCTTCGTATAAGGCCGGTTCCACATCGGGTACGATTGGAGTGATCGGACCGACACGGATGCCTTATGGTAAGCTGGTTTCATTGGTAAAATACGCTGCCGGCCAGCTGAGTAAAGCCTTTAAAAGCGATTAG
- a CDS encoding DUF4384 domain-containing protein, protein MKKFTIISIITAFMLMPLSAMSQTLVKEYHNGPNKQPLEIDVWVDNEDGIYYKSEEITIFFQADRDCFAAIYSVDTRGDVNLLFPENPRDDGFIEGGELYSIPGGYSDYSLIVSGPEGIEHIQAVASVEKIEMPRWYDGANITLGAYEDPEDFIEEINERYFKCRRDDCLRAYDHTSIYVKTSQYYYQPVYVPTHWYDDPYYSMIYIDYPYGGEIYVDGIFIGIAPLWVPRIVVGWHWFTIYDRFGYCWEHHMNVHNNTTIYFDRTVVKTSRSKVSRYKDVRTQSRKYRKSDYVLSEKRLKTTRTESTRIKTDKFSRPGTGTKLEKGTSKRTTGSAKSKARIDSRKTTKSTKKTGNRWDSWNTRKSDSRKTDKSRRSNTVRSTKRETSKSPGKTGSSKSSKVIKKSGGSKKSTAPAIRKSGSPKSIKSRPTQRSTPAKKKGGGSSSVKSSSKSSGSHKSSGGSKSGSVKSSKSPKSSSSSKRGGYKKR, encoded by the coding sequence ATGAAAAAGTTCACGATAATTTCAATTATAACGGCCTTCATGTTAATGCCGTTATCTGCCATGTCGCAGACGCTGGTCAAGGAATATCATAACGGCCCAAATAAGCAACCACTTGAAATTGACGTCTGGGTCGATAACGAGGACGGCATATATTACAAGAGCGAAGAGATAACGATCTTTTTCCAGGCCGACCGCGATTGTTTTGCCGCGATTTACAGCGTCGATACGAGAGGCGATGTCAATCTTCTCTTCCCGGAAAATCCCAGGGATGATGGATTCATTGAAGGCGGCGAACTTTACTCGATTCCGGGAGGTTATTCCGATTATAGCCTGATTGTGTCGGGGCCGGAAGGAATCGAACATATACAAGCCGTGGCTTCAGTGGAAAAGATCGAAATGCCGCGCTGGTACGACGGAGCCAATATTACACTGGGGGCATACGAAGATCCTGAAGATTTTATTGAGGAAATTAACGAAAGGTATTTCAAATGCCGCCGGGATGATTGTCTCCGGGCTTATGATCACACCTCGATTTATGTTAAGACTTCTCAATATTACTATCAGCCGGTTTATGTGCCGACGCATTGGTACGATGATCCCTACTATTCGATGATATACATCGATTATCCTTATGGCGGGGAAATATATGTGGATGGCATCTTTATCGGAATCGCTCCGTTATGGGTACCGAGAATCGTTGTTGGGTGGCATTGGTTCACGATCTATGATCGCTTTGGATATTGCTGGGAGCATCATATGAACGTGCATAACAATACGACGATTTACTTTGATCGAACCGTTGTCAAAACGAGTCGCAGCAAGGTCAGCCGCTATAAAGATGTCCGCACTCAGTCGCGGAAATACCGGAAATCTGATTACGTTCTTTCAGAGAAGAGACTTAAAACAACACGAACCGAATCAACTCGGATCAAAACCGACAAGTTCTCGCGTCCGGGGACCGGGACCAAGCTTGAAAAAGGCACCAGTAAACGTACAACCGGATCGGCCAAATCGAAGGCACGTATCGATTCACGGAAGACGACCAAGAGTACTAAAAAGACAGGTAATCGCTGGGATAGCTGGAATACCAGAAAATCTGATTCAAGGAAAACAGACAAATCTCGGAGAAGTAATACTGTCCGCTCAACCAAACGGGAAACGAGTAAAAGCCCTGGCAAAACCGGAAGTTCAAAATCATCCAAAGTGATAAAGAAGAGCGGCGGCTCAAAAAAATCAACCGCCCCGGCTATCAGGAAAAGCGGCTCACCGAAATCGATCAAATCAAGACCGACACAGCGCTCAACCCCGGCCAAGAAAAAAGGTGGGGGCTCTTCGAGCGTGAAGTCCTCCTCAAAATCCTCCGGTAGCCATAAAAGCTCCGGAGGTTCAAAAAGCGGTTCTGTCAAGTCGAGCAAATCCCCAAAATCATCATCGTCATCTAAAAGAGGAGGTTATAAAAAACGTTAA
- the purE gene encoding 5-(carboxyamino)imidazole ribonucleotide mutase, whose amino-acid sequence MNKDVLIIIGSKSDQDIADAAIGMLEKLSIGYRLEISSAHRHPDKTVELARGATDEGFKVVICMAGMAAHLPGVVAANTNLPVIGVPVAASLGGMDSALSMIQMPPGIPVATVAIGKAGAKNSAVLAARILGLLDEKIAAKHLDYRQSL is encoded by the coding sequence ATGAACAAAGATGTACTGATAATTATTGGTTCCAAATCGGATCAGGATATAGCCGACGCCGCTATTGGTATGCTGGAGAAATTGTCAATCGGTTATAGACTTGAAATCTCCTCGGCCCATCGGCATCCCGATAAAACCGTCGAATTGGCCCGTGGAGCGACTGATGAAGGATTCAAAGTGGTAATATGTATGGCCGGTATGGCTGCGCATCTTCCAGGTGTCGTTGCGGCCAATACCAACCTTCCGGTAATCGGGGTTCCCGTGGCGGCATCTTTGGGAGGTATGGATTCGGCCTTATCAATGATCCAAATGCCTCCGGGAATACCGGTCGCGACGGTCGCGATTGGAAAGGCGGGAGCCAAAAACAGCGCTGTTTTGGCGGCTCGAATATTGGGACTTTTGGACGAGAAAATTGCCGCAAAACATCTTGATTACCGACAATCTCTTTGA